The DNA region GCGATCTCTACGAACCTCTCGCGGACTTTGTGTTCGGTCTTGCCTACCCGAAACTCGGGGTGGCGATCGTTTCGCCGCACCGGCTCCAAAACGAGTTCTACGGCAAATATGCCGACGACTCGGCGCTGATTGATCGGATCGTAAAAGAAGGAGCTCACGAGATCGGGCACCTGTTCGGGCTTGGTCACTGCGATAATCCAGGATGCATCATGTATTGTCCGCGGAATCTGGACGAACTGGACCGGAAGCGGAAGTACTTCTGCGGAAAATGCCGGGTCCAGCTGAACGGCGACACGCTGGAGGATGATCTGTTCTCATGATCCCCTGGGTCACCGTCTGGGGATACGGCGCCGAGATCAAATCGACCCGCGACTCGCTGATCGTGCGGCAGAAAGGCAGTACGACCCAGTATCCTCTGGATGATATGCGGCATCTTTTGATCGCCGGCGGCCACTCTCTGCACACCTCGGTCCTGGAACGCCTCGCGGACCGCGGGATCGCCGTCTCCTTTTTCACGGCGCACGGAAAACCCGTCGGCGGGATCTACGGAAAAGGCGCCCCGTCTCTTGCGTCTCAGCAGCGGGATATCCCAATCCATAAATTCGCGATGGCCTCGATTAGGTCTTCGCTGGATGAACGTCTGCGGTACATCAACGAGCTTGCCGAGTTCGATCCCGAAGGTCTCTACTTCAAAGGGGAGTTTGACATCCTCACCGCAGCACGTGAGGAACTGGAGTATCTGATCACCCTTCCGGAAATCGGCCGGGCGTTTTCCCTGACGAAGACGATGTATTACGAGATCATCGGCAGGAAACTTCCCAAAGTGCTGGGCTACCGCCGGAGATGCCAGCCGCCGTTTATGGATCCGGTGAACGTGATGATGTCCCACGGGTATGCGGTTTTGTATGCGAACTTCGCTCTTGCCTGCACAGGAGCAGGCCTCGATCTCTCCCGCGGCGCCCTCTACGGGGAGATCGTCTCGGCGCCCGGCGGTCGCGGAGGGTGCGTTCTTGATCTCATGGAGCCTGCGACCGTGTCGATGGTCGACCGGGTGATTATCCAGATGGCGGCGGAAGGCCGTCTTGACGGAGCATACGAGGTCACGACCCGGTGTCTTTTATCGAACGAACTCAAAGAGGAGTTCATGAAACGGCTGCACGGTTCGATCAACATCACGCTGATCGAAGAGAATGTAAACCGGTATGCCGAGTCCGTCAAAGACGGCCGGGACATCGTCTTCCATTACTAAGACGGCCGGAAAAAAAGTATTAGGATTATTTTTGTTCGGTCAGGACGTCTTTGAGACTCTCTTCGAGGAAGTCCAGACCTTTTCTGACATCGTCAAGATTCTTACCGCCGGTTAAGATGATCTTTCCAGACGAGAAGAGCAGTGCAACGATTTTCGGATCTTTGATACGGTATACGAGACCCGGAAACTGCTCGGGTTCATACTCGATGGCTTCGAGAGAGAGGGTTGCGACCACACGGTTCAGGTTGATAAACCGACCGATGTCGTAGGAACAGACTATGTTGGTCACGGCGACCCGCGGGACATCCAGCACGTTTACGCCTGCTTCTTTCAGGGAGGCAAGCACCTTTGCGAGACCTTCTCCCAGCG from Methanocorpusculum labreanum Z includes:
- a CDS encoding archaemetzincin family Zn-dependent metalloprotease; its protein translation is MGIHLFWDSRVPVGLSRPVSEELSAVLEMPVSRIDDGIFPLEGFDPVRNQYDAVKVLLKLDMFRRRMPQIFKPADMDLEFYNKFNHLHEKILLVTPGDLYEPLADFVFGLAYPKLGVAIVSPHRLQNEFYGKYADDSALIDRIVKEGAHEIGHLFGLGHCDNPGCIMYCPRNLDELDRKRKYFCGKCRVQLNGDTLEDDLFS
- the cas1 gene encoding CRISPR-associated endonuclease Cas1, which produces MIPWVTVWGYGAEIKSTRDSLIVRQKGSTTQYPLDDMRHLLIAGGHSLHTSVLERLADRGIAVSFFTAHGKPVGGIYGKGAPSLASQQRDIPIHKFAMASIRSSLDERLRYINELAEFDPEGLYFKGEFDILTAAREELEYLITLPEIGRAFSLTKTMYYEIIGRKLPKVLGYRRRCQPPFMDPVNVMMSHGYAVLYANFALACTGAGLDLSRGALYGEIVSAPGGRGGCVLDLMEPATVSMVDRVIIQMAAEGRLDGAYEVTTRCLLSNELKEEFMKRLHGSINITLIEENVNRYAESVKDGRDIVFHY
- a CDS encoding TATA-box-binding protein, whose product is MDGKTYSSLKIENIVASGVIAEEIDLAEISEKIDGCELNTKRFPGAVYRIDSPKMASLIFSSGKVVLTGIRNEESLGEGLAKVLASLKEAGVNVLDVPRVAVTNIVCSYDIGRFINLNRVVATLSLEAIEYEPEQFPGLVYRIKDPKIVALLFSSGKIILTGGKNLDDVRKGLDFLEESLKDVLTEQK